cctcctagagCACCGCACTCGAATGCAAAAACCCACATACATACCCATAACtagaaaataaatcttataaacaAAGAACCTCTGGCTTCCGTGCACCCAGCTCTTATTCAGCTCTAAGCCTTGCAGGCTAGGGGGTTAGCAATCTTCCTTTCTCCTACATAATCGCGGGGACCCTTAGGTCGTCCCAGACTGTCGCTCGGAATCCTCCCTTGCCGGCCGAGCCCCACGCCCCCCGGCCCCCGGCCCGCCCCGCGCGGCTTGTTTACTCCCCGGCGCAGCCTAGTTCTCCCCGGAGCCCGCCCCCGCAGGCCGCCTATTGGTCTAAGTGACACGAAGGCCTGCTCCGATTGGCCGCAGCGGCAGAGGCGCGGGTGAGTGGGGTAGGCTGCGCCTGAGGCCCAGAAGGGGTAGCAGgccatggcggcggcggcggcggctgtggCGGGTTGGCTGGGCTGGGTGCTTGCCGCGCTCTGTCTGGGCAGCACCGCGGGGGAGGCGGCGCCGGGAGCGGGACTGCTGGGCTTCTGCATGGAGGAGGACAGCGCGCCGGGCGCAGGCTCACTGCGCGGAAGGGCAGCGCCGGAGGCCACTTTCTGCTTGCGACTCTTCTGCTCGGGCTTAGCCAACAGCTCCTGGACCTGGGTGGCCACGGAGGGTGCAGGCTGCCCCGAGGGCGGGCGGGCCACGGAGCCCGAGGAGGCGGCCGCCCCCACGGGCGAGTGGCGTGCACTGCTGCGCCTGCGCACCGAGGCCGGGCGCCCGCGCTCCGCACTGCTGGCGGTGCGCGTGGAGCCGGGCGGCGGGGCAGCCGAGGAGGCGGCGCCGCCCTGGGCGCTGGGGCTGGGGGCGGCCGGGTTGCTGGCCCTGGCGGCCGTGGCGCGCGGCCTGCAGCTGAGCGCTCTGGCGCTGGCGCCGGCCGAGGTGCAGGTGCTGCGCGAGAGCGGCTCGGAGGCGGAGCGCGCGGCTGCGCGGCGCCTGGAACCTGCGCGGCGCTGGGCCGGCTGCGCCCTGGGcgcgctgctgctgctggccagcCTGGCGCAGGCGGCACTGGCGGTGCTGCTGTACCGAGCGGTCGGCCAGCGCGCCGTGCCCGCGGTGCTGGGCTGCGCGGGGCTGGTGTTCCTGGTGGGCGAGGTGCTGCCGGTCGCTGTGAGCGGCCGCTGGGCGCTGGCGCTGGCGCCGCGCGCGCTGGGCCTGAGCCGCCTGGCGGTGCTGCTCACCTTGCCCGTGGCGTTGCCCGTGGGGCAGCTGCTGGAGCTGGCAGCGCGGCCGGGCCGTCTGCGTGAGCGCGTGCTGGAGCTGGCGCGCGGCGGCGGCGACCCCTACAGCGATCTGAGCAAGGGCGTCCTGCGCTACCGGACCGTGGAGGACGTGCTCACGCCCCTCGAAGACTGCTTTATGCTGGACTCCGGCGCTGTCCTGGACTTCGGCGTCCTAGCCAGTATCATGCAGAGCGGCCACACGCGCATCCCAGTGTACGAGGAGGAGCGTTCCAACATCGTGGACATACTGTACCTCAAGGACTTGGCCTTCGTGGACCCTGAGGACTGCACGCCGCTCAGCACCATCACCCGCTTCTACAACCATCCACTCCACTTCGTCTTCAACGACACCAAATTGGACGCTGTCCTGGAAGAGTTCAAGCGAGGTAAGGGGCTGTCCCTAGTGGAGAGGGTCTCACCTCGCCGGAGAAGGCACTAAGACTTGACCTTTCCCAGAAAATGATGGCCTTGAACCTGGGAATGACCATTGGAAATATTTAAAGACCAACATTTAGACCCGGGAAGGAAGTGCTGTGTGTctctgatgcaggaggattggaaggtggttccaggctagcctgggttatgtaGTAAGAtcctatttattaaaaaagaaaaaaaaaaagtgaagatgtagctcagtgtttgCCTAACATACACGAAGCTCTGAGTCACTACATAAATCCAGATAGTGGCCTACCTACTTAGAAAGAtagaagccagtctgggctaaagattctgtctcaaagctaaatgaatgaataaaagccTCCCGCCGCCCTTCTCCTCCCGTTGGCAGCAAGCATGCCTGTCTACTTGGCTCTAACCCCAGAGGTTTCTTTGTCCTGAGCCGTTTCTGTGCACTTGGCCTTCCAAGCTCACCCAGATTCTTGGATAGTAACTAAAAGGATGTCAAAAGGATAAGGTAACTGGAAATGGTTATCGTCTCCTATTTAACATTAAATTAGCAGGACCTGTGATGGGTACTGGCCATCCAGGTTGCAGGACAAGGAAGGAACTCAAATACTTTTCTACAGATACTGAGAAAATTTCACTAAATGTATTGAAAGCAACATCATGACTAATTTAATTTCCCTTCCTGGCTTTTTTCccttaaggttttttttcttgagattttcatttttgtgtgtatgagtgtttgtgtgtattatacctttgtaccatgtgcatgcagttccAATGGAAGCAAGAAGAGGG
The sequence above is drawn from the Onychomys torridus chromosome 18, mOncTor1.1, whole genome shotgun sequence genome and encodes:
- the Cnnm3 gene encoding metal transporter CNNM3 isoform X1, whose amino-acid sequence is MAAAAAAVAGWLGWVLAALCLGSTAGEAAPGAGLLGFCMEEDSAPGAGSLRGRAAPEATFCLRLFCSGLANSSWTWVATEGAGCPEGGRATEPEEAAAPTGEWRALLRLRTEAGRPRSALLAVRVEPGGGAAEEAAPPWALGLGAAGLLALAAVARGLQLSALALAPAEVQVLRESGSEAERAAARRLEPARRWAGCALGALLLLASLAQAALAVLLYRAVGQRAVPAVLGCAGLVFLVGEVLPVAVSGRWALALAPRALGLSRLAVLLTLPVALPVGQLLELAARPGRLRERVLELARGGGDPYSDLSKGVLRYRTVEDVLTPLEDCFMLDSGAVLDFGVLASIMQSGHTRIPVYEEERSNIVDILYLKDLAFVDPEDCTPLSTITRFYNHPLHFVFNDTKLDAVLEEFKRGKSHLAIVQKVNNEGDCDPFYEVLGLVTLEDVIEEIIRSEILDESEDYHTKVRKKTVALGTPLKRKEEFSLFKVSDDEYKVKISPQLLLATQRFLSREVDVFSPLRISEKVLLYLLKHPSVNQEVKFDENNRLATHHYLYQRSQPVDYFILILQGRVEVEIGKEGLRFENGAFTYYGVSALASPSSAHQSPVSSRQLIRHEPQPEPPESTRPSAYCPDYTVRALSDLQLIKITRLQYLNALLASRAQSLPPSPEIAELQAIPGSQTRLLGDKSTETAGSNISRPDVPVEKSPGQNPGV
- the Cnnm3 gene encoding metal transporter CNNM3 isoform X2, which codes for MAAAAAAVAGWLGWVLAALCLGSTAGEAAPGAGLLGFCMEEDSAPGAGSLRGRAAPEATFCLRLFCSGLANSSWTWVATEGAGCPEGGRATEPEEAAAPTGEWRALLRLRTEAGRPRSALLAVRVEPGGGAAEEAAPPWALGLGAAGLLALAAVARGLQLSALALAPAEVQVLRESGSEAERAAARRLEPARRWAGCALGALLLLASLAQAALAVLLYRAVGQRAVPAVLGCAGLVFLVGEVLPVAVSGRWALALAPRALGLSRLAVLLTLPVALPVGQLLELAARPGRLRERVLELARGGGDPYSDLSKGVLRYRTVEDVLTPLEDCFMLDSGAVLDFGVLASIMQSGHTRIPVYEEERSNIVDILYLKDLAFVDPEDCTPLSTITRFYNHPLHFVFNDTKLDAVLEEFKRGKSHLAIVQKVNNEGDCDPFYEVLGLVTLEDVIEEIIRSEILDESEDYHTKVRKKTVALGTPLKRKEEFSLFKVSDDEYKVKISPQLLLATQRFLSREVDVFSPLRISEKVLLYLLKHPSVNQEVKFDENNRLATHHYLYQRSQPVDYFILILQGRVEVEIGKEGLRFENGAFTYYGVSALASPSSAHQSPVSSRQLIRHEPQPEPPESTRPSAYCPDYTVRALSDLQLIKITRLQYLNALLASRAQSLPPSPEIAELQAIPGSQTRLLGDKSTETAAFPVDLSLFGTFGNCS